Genomic segment of Bacteroidota bacterium:
ACCATCATCATGGCGAATGTGAACATTCCTTCAACAAATAGTGGTTTCAGGATGTTAATCTTTATGTCAGGTGAAAGAAAAAACACACGGGTATTTCCATAGACCAGATGAAAGGCAATTGAAGCACTGGCAGCACCAAGCACCTGGCTTAAAATATAGAGACCAGCTTCTTTGGCGTTAATCTTTTTTTGTATCCAAACGGCAATTGTTGTCGCGGGATTATATTGGGCGCCCGAAACTCCGTAACCCATATAAATGAGTGCTGTTAATATTCCTCCGATCGCGACCGGATTTCCGGTAAACGCAATTGTAAGAACAAGAAAAAAAGTGCCAATAAACTCGATGATATATTTACTCATGAACTTTATGTTAACATGCC
This window contains:
- a CDS encoding aquaporin gives rise to the protein MSKYIIEFIGTFFLVLTIAFTGNPVAIGGILTALIYMGYGVSGAQYNPATTIAVWIQKKINAKEAGLYILSQVLGAASASIAFHLVYGNTRVFFLSPDIKINILKPLFVEGMFTFAMMMVILYTAVAKRNAGNHYYGLAIGIIVTGIGYAGSYISGGAYNPAVGVIPILMETILGVCQCHPINHAWIYLVGPITGSAAAALLFRYILKEEV